One part of the Trichoplusia ni isolate ovarian cell line Hi5 chromosome 2, tn1, whole genome shotgun sequence genome encodes these proteins:
- the LOC113508227 gene encoding 40S ribosomal protein S10, whose protein sequence is MLMPKQNRVSIYEYLFKEGVMVAKKDYHAPKHPDLEKIPNLQVIKAMQSLKSRGYVKEQFAWRHFYWYLTNEGIEYLRIFLHLPPEIVPATLKRSVRAETVRRGAVGRPDAPARSAEDRSAYRRAPTTPAAHDKKADVGPGSADVEFRGGFGRGRPAP, encoded by the exons ATGTTGATGCCAAAACAGAACCGTGTTTCTATCTATGAATACCTCTTCAAAGAGGGAGTCATGGTAGCCAAGAAAGACTACCATGCCCCTAAACACCCCGATCTTGAGAAGATTCCTAACCTccaagttattaaggctatgcaGTCCCTCAAATCGAGAGGATACGTCAAGGAACAATTCGCCTGGAGGCATTTCTACTG GTACCTTACCAACGAGGGTATCGAGTACCTGAGAATCTTCTTGCACCTGCCCCCTGAAATCGTGCCCGCGACCCTGAAGCGTTCCGTCCGCGCTGAGACAGTCCGCCGCGGCGCTGTCGGCCGCCCTGACGCGCCCGCTCGCTCCGCCGAGGACCGCTCTGCGTACCGTCGCGCACCCACCACACCAGCAGCCCACGACAAGAAGGCTGATGTTGGTCCTGGTTCAGCTGATGTTGAATTT AGAGGAGGTTTCGGACGAGGCAGGCCTGCACCctaa
- the LOC113508222 gene encoding splicing factor 3A subunit 2, which yields MDFQNRPGGKTGGGGVASWSESNRDRRERLRQLALETIDLNKDPYFMKNHLGSYECKLCLTLHNNEGSYLAHTQGKKHQANLARRAAKEAKEAPQQLAPEKPRIEPKKFVKIGRPGYRVTKQKDPENGQQSLLFQVDYPEIAEGVQPRHRFMSAYEQKIEPPDRRWQYLLFAAEPYETIAFKVPSREVEKHDSKFWTHWNKDTKQFFLQFAFKMEPLRMPPPPPKMWENHGMRLPPPPGAPMMGVPPPPPLLPVPPPPPSM from the exons ATGGATTTCCAAAATCGACCTGGTGGCAAAACCGGAGGAGGAGGAGTAGCGTCATGGTCAGAAAGCAATCGAGACCGACGCGAAAGACTTCGCCAGCTCGCCTTAGAAACCATAGATTTGAATAAGGAtccttattttatgaaaaatcatTTGG GTTCATACGAATGTAAGCTTTGTTTAACTCTCCACAACAATGAGGGAAGTTATTTAGCGCACACTCAAGGTAAAAAGCATCAGGCTAACTTAGCTCGTAGAGCGGCTAAAGAAGCAAAAGAAGCACCTCAGCAACTAGCTCCTGAGAAACCTCGCATAGAACCTAAGAAGTTTGTAAAGATTGGAAGACCTGGTTACCGAGTTACTAAGCAAAAAGACCCTGAAAATGGTCAACAAAGTTTACTGTTTCAAGTTGATTACCCAG aAATTGCTGAAGGTGTGCAACCAAGACACCGTTTTATGTCAGCCTATGAACAAAAAATAGAGCCACCAGACCGCAGGTGGCAGTATCTACTATTTGCAGCAGAGCCTTATGAGACCATAGCTTTTAAAGTGCCAAGCAGAGAAGTGGAGAAACATGACTCAAAGTTCTGGACTCACTGGAATAAAGACACAAAGCAGTTCTTCCTGCagtttgcttttaaaatggAGCCTTTGCGtatgccgccgccgccgcccaagATGTGGGAGAACCATGGCATGCGCCTGCCTCCTCCGCCTGGAGCACCTATGATGGGAGTGCCACCACCACCCCCATTGTTACCTGTTCCACCTCCTCCTCCTTCAATGTAA
- the LOC113508205 gene encoding citron Rho-interacting kinase-like, with protein MFSKAKRFEPIVPGKNQIKKQENEKPKVITKPPLSATKAKPLATPKGPSAKTNHDAQSQCSSVHSVKSFATPKPIKSSIATKLPTSLKKRSEVNFPKNKTETHTELIKAQEVEIRNKDHTISEYTKQIEEFKSKVSQLEKQLEEMTQYSCNKLGKQFSQITLEDGTQEHDSVVEINGNYTVKELKDKIDDLEKQCEKLEQEVTDKQLALRSVEEVITIRDSLCQDLQQKLTNAETDLDETRQRLEMVKGHHALALEANESIRREYKVELESLKTKLEEEKQAIMIKSKTDQENIKLNYKSVIEAIKNQLVKEKYEAVQELQQELINKDNEIKAKIEQIDEATREKLRLCEIQFEERSRNIHDLYTQQQKTIQYLENEIKDLKYKITMAEEEKMILQKELNNIKNDNISLNNEKFALIKERDDIKEEPKRKLIDFENEINKLTVEVDKAVKEKTKFETSLSVTRDIVQVLTMRLRESDNELEHLEDQIQTLTNSKEILENELANYKSTLNNTAMECNEYKEALVNILKSKAALAKEHTRIMEHNVSLIESLQNVEKEAYRELGSIKNELIEDVELLKKESSSQIYLLREEVEKKRKLCELATEHAGQATAAAEQSRVLLAQAASEINRLETENQCLQKQIQDQQSLVVELSLLRQENEELTMTVAKQSSIIDKMKKDSEQYQYKPKSPSVMRKSCKLGKENLQAVISPLRERNH; from the exons ATGTTTTCGAAGGCAAAGCGATTTGAACCTATTG tgcCTGGTAAAAACCAAATTAAGAAGCAAGAAAATGAGAAACCTAAAGTTATTACCAAGCCACCATTGTCAGCAACCAAAGCTAAACCACTTGCTACACCTAAAGGCCCATCAGCTAAAACCAACCATGATGCACAGTCACAGTGCAGTTCTGTGCATAGTGTTAAATCATTCGCTACA CCTAAACCAATAAAGTCATCAATTGCTACAAAACTTCCAACTAGTCTCAAAAAAAGGAGTGAGGTAAATTTTCCTAAGAACAAAACTGAGACACATACAGAACTTATCAAAGCTCAGGAAGTAGAAATTAG AAACAAAGACCACACTATATCtgaatacacaaaacaaattgaagaaTTCAAAAGTAAAGTTTCACAGTTAGAAAAACAATTGGAAGAAATGACCCAATACAGTTGTAATAAATTGGGAAAGCAATTTTCTCAGATCACCTTAGAAGATGGAACTCAGGAACATGATTCAGTTGTTGAAATAAATGGGAATTATACTGTTAAggaattaaaagataaaatagacGATTTGGAGAAGCAATGTGAAAAATTGGAGCAAGAAGTCACTGACAAACAATTAGCATTGAGGTCTGTTGAAGAAGTTATTACTATAAGAGACAGTTTATGCCAAGATTTGCAACAGAAATTGACTAATGCAGAgacagatttagatgaaactcgCCAAAGACTTGAAATGGTGAAAGGACACCATGCCCTCGCGTTGGAAGCTAACGAGAGCATTAGACGCGAGTATAAAGTAGAATTAGAATCTTTGAAGACAAAACTAGAAGAAGAGAAGCAAGCAATTATGATTAAAAGCAAAACTGAccaggaaaatattaaattaaactataaaagtGTCATTGAGGCTATCAAAAACCAATTAGTCAAGGAAAAATATGAGGCTGTTCAGGAGCTACAACAAGAGCTGATTAACAAGGACAATGAAATTAAAGCTAAGATCGAGCAGATAGATGAGGCTACACGCGAGAAGTTGCGGCTTTGTGAGATTCAGTTCGAAGAACGCAGCCGTAATATCCACGATCTGTACACTCAGCAGCAGAAGACTATACAATATCTAGAAAACGAAATTAAGGACCTCAAATATAAGATCACCATGGctgaagaagaaaaaatgatacTTCAAAAAGAACTcaacaacataaaaaatgataatatttctCTAAACAATGAAAAATTTGCACTTATCAAAGAAAGAGATGACATCAAAGAGGAGcctaaaagaaaacttattgattttgaaaacgaaataaataaactgacTGTAGAAGTAGACAAGGCTGTTAAGGAAAAAACGAAATTTGAAACATCTCTATCTGTGACAAGGGATATTGTCCAAGTGCTCACAATGCGTCTGAGAGAATCTGACAATGAGCTGGAACATTTGGAAGACCAAATACAGACATTAACAAATTCGAAGGAGATTTTAGAAAATGAGCTTGCCAATTACAAGTCTACACTAAACAATACTGCCATGGAATGTAATGAGTATAAGGAAGCATTAGTAAACATCCTTAAATCAAAGGCAGCTTTAGCCAAGGAACACACTCGTATCATGGAGCACAATGTTTCTCTCATAGAAAGTTTGCAAAATGTAGAGAAAGAAGCCTATCGTGAACTCGGCTCCATAAAAAACGAATTGATAGAAGATGTAGAACTGTTGAAAAAGGAGTCAAGTTCTCAAATATATTTGCTTCGCGAAGAG gTTGAGAAAAAAAGGAAGTTGTGTGAATTGGCTACGGAGCATGCAGGGCAGGCGACTGCGGCGGCGGAGCAGTCGCGCGTTCTCCTAGCCCAAGCCGCATCGGAGATCAACCGACTGgaaactgaaaaccaatgtCTTCAGAAACAG ATTCAAGATCAGCAATCGTTGGTTGTCGAATTATCTTTGCTCCGTCAAGAAAACGAGGAACTCACCATGACAGTGGCAAAGCAGTCTTCaataattgacaaaatgaaGAAAGACTCAGAGCAGTATCAATACAAACCTAAATCACCATCTGTTATGCGTAAGTCCTGCAAATTGGGCAAGGAGAACCTGCAAGCCGTTATATCTCCTTTGAGGGAGCGTAATCATTGA
- the LOC113508235 gene encoding neurotactin has translation MSTMDINKVEYEDDNKTLDKKQIEAEEKEVMLKAEDENGDATDLKADDGPVKAALSGDLTEHGREVKPKFIPIGAIKMPGFFTKNSDKDKSKDEEVAIEKDTENEKTDESLKAKENKFQFLQKFTKFLQHPDNENENKEERKKGLFNIRYPRVFQKRGSAPNNADATLASMETLDDKLDTPNDGMETVKLEPVELEEGKVATKLPLKERIRQKKFIIDDIVVAGIVVLVLIVVIIGIIIGAHAGPPVERPLRLGRYITTFSSCGPVEGILDEGVYKFYSIPYAVPPVGNKRFTYAQPLNNLSSCWNGTLDARNRGPLCLQFLENATITGDEDCLTLDVVTPHVRYDSPLPVVILIGANSLAGGISPAQPSALYARTKEVVFVRPNFRLGPFGFLALDILSKSRYPPTSGNYGLSDLLMALKWVHLNIKHFGGDPQSVTLLGHRAGATLTAALTTVSQAHKLYSRVWLSSSSVIFPGEPLEQSQKLNTRFKEMTKCNDVDCLRHISATEILTPDIWLENYIGTMPINTETKHSLLVLDGELLRVHAYESWDTQKEAKKSGKDKFKPMVFGTTQHSSHSDLLRNKHLTWTADIVEKMVNDSVIGEKNLTAAVFTHLNKTYEGLIELISSIRTLCPLVSLASLRLAVPMYVVQGSGAGGGAGGSGIAGINADVEAILGTFDSEMPEQRRYMAAMQQLFYYYVWHGHLPGPESGLIQVGQDLLPLSGLPLCDLLIREDIVPRYAHID, from the exons ATGAGCACTATGGATATAAACAAGGTGGAATATGAGGATGATAATAAAACATTAGACAAGAAGCAGATTGAAGCGGAGGAGAAGGAAGTAATGCTAAAAGCCGAGGACGAGAATGGCGATGCCACGGACCTAAAGGCAGATGACGGGCCTGTGAAGGCGGCGCTCTCCGGGGACCTCACGGAGCACGGCCGTGAAGTTAAACCCAAGTTCATACCCATTGGGGCTATTAAAATGCCAGGATTCTTTACCAAGAATTCTGACAAAGATAAATCGAAG GATGAAGAAGTGGCCATAGAAAAAGATACTGAAAACGAAAAGACAGATGAAAGCCTAAAAGCGAAAGAGAACAAGTTCCAGTTCCTGCAGAAATTCACAAAGTTTTTGCAACATCCTGATAATGAAAATG aaaataaagaAGAACGCAAGAAAGGTTTATTCAACATAAGATATCCAAGGGTTTTCCAAAAAAGAGGCAGTGCACCTAACAATGCTGATGCTACTCTAGCCTCCATGGAGACGTTGGATGATAAGCTGGACACCCCTAATGATGGCATGGAGACAGTCAAACTTGAACCTGTT GAACTTGAAGAAGGAAAAGTGGCTACAAAGCTGCCATTAAAGGAAAGGATTCGacaaaagaaatttattatag ATGATATTGTTGTTGCTGGGATAGTGGTTCTGGTTCTTATAGTAGTCATCATAGGCATCATAATAGGAGCTCATGCTGGCCCGCCTGTAGAGCGCCCTCTTCGTCTCGGCCGCTACATCACCACCTTCTCTAGTTGTGGTCCTGTTGAAGG aaTTTTGGATGAAGGAGTGTACAAGTTTTATAGTATTCCCTATGCTGTACCACCAGTCGGCAACAAGAGATTCACATACGCTCAACCTTTAAACAATCTTTCCTCTTGTTGGAATGGCACCTTAGATGCTCGGAACAGAGGGCCCTTATGCTTGCAGTTCTTGGAAAATGCTACGATTACGGGTGATGAAGACTGCTTGACCCTCGATGTAGTCACTCCTCACGTAAGATATGATTCGCCATTACCTGTAGTTATTTTGATTGGAGCTAACTCTCTAGCAGGAGGAATAAGCCCTGCTCAACCTTCTGCATTATATGCTCGCACCAAAGAAGTAGTTTTCGTACGTCCTAATTTTAGACTGGGTCCATTTGGTTTCTTAGCACTTGACATTTTATCGAAAAGTAGGTACCCACCTACCTCAGGTAACTATGGACTCAGTGATTTATTGATGGCATTGAAGTGGGTTCACTTGAATATTAAGCATTTTGGAGGCGATCCCCAGTCAGTCACTTTATTAGGTCATAGAGCTGGAGCCACCTTGACCGCTGCTTTGACTACTGTTAGCCAAGCTCATAAACTATATTCTCGTGTGTGGCTCTCGTCTTCTTCCGTTATATTCCCAGGTGAACCCCTAGAACAATCCCAAAAGTTAAACACAAGGTTCAAGGAAATGACAAAATGTAATGATGTTGATTGTTTACGACATATCTCTGCAACAGAAATTCTCACCCCCGATATCTGGTTGGAGAATTACATCGGCACCATGCCCATCAACACTGAGACCAAACATTCCTTGTTGGTATTAGATGGAGAGTTACTAAGAGTTCATGCTTACGAAAGTTGGGATACCCAAAAAGAGGCTAAAAAGTCTGGTAAAGACAAATTCAAACCAATGGTATTTGGTACTACTCAACATTCTAGTCACTCAGATCTCCTACGAAACAAGCATTTAACTTGGACGGCTGATATAGTCGAGAAAATGGTTAACGATAGTGTGATTGGCGAAAAGAATTTGACGGCAGCCGTGTTTACCCACCTGAATAAAACTTACGAGGGTTTGATTGAACTCATATCATCCATTCGGACATTGTGTCCATTGGTTAGTCTCGCTAGCTTGCGCCTGGCTGTTCCTATGTATGTCGTGCAAGGGTCAGGTGCCGGCGGTGGAGCGGGTGGATCGGGGATAGCCGGCATCAATGCTGATGTGGAGGCTATTCTCGGAACGTTTGATTCGGAAATGCCAGAGCAGCGTCGATACATGGCAGCTATGCAGCAGCTGTTCTACTATTATGTATGGCATGGCCATCTACCCGGACCTGAAAGTGGTTTAATTCAAGTGGGACAAGATTTGCTCCCTCTTAGTGGCCTGCCTCTTTGTGACTTACTTATCAGGGAAGATATAGTACCGAGATATGCACACATTGACTAA